One window of the Vigna radiata var. radiata cultivar VC1973A chromosome 1, Vradiata_ver6, whole genome shotgun sequence genome contains the following:
- the LOC106763037 gene encoding alpha-ketoglutarate-dependent dioxygenase alkB homolog 6 has product MEEKENLGHYKVGSLPTLFYVPDFITDSDQSLLLNNIYEAPASKWKMLKNRRLQNWGGVVHEKGLLPQVLPPWLTNLTQKIYDESGLFPSAMNHVLINEYQHNQGIMPHQDGPAYFPVVAILSLGSPVVMDFTPHARFKQDSQDDIEKDSDFEIGKDKWLDDHHPFSVLLMPRSLLIFKDKAYSDYLHGIKDCTLHCYNGAVNETEALKYKESDRDLFNLENALDTTGKEEYKNISRTSNRVSLTCRLVPKVHKNLFRL; this is encoded by the exons ATGGAGGAAAAAGAGAATTTGGGTCATTACAAAGTTGGGTCTTTGCCAACTCTCTTCTACGTTCCTGACTTCATCACGGACAGTGACCAAAGCCTTCTTCTAAACAAC ATTTATGAAGCCCCTGCATCAAAGTGGAAGATGTTAAAGAATAGAAGGCTTCAGAATTGGG GTGGTGTTGTCCACGAGAAGGGCCTTCTACCTCAAGTTT TGCCTCCATGGTTAACAAATCtcacacaaaaaatatatgatgaatCTGGGCTGTTCCCATCAGCAATGAACCATGTTCTTATCAACGAATACCAGCATAATCAAGGCATAATG CCACATCAAGATGGACCTGCTTATTTTCCAGTAGTAGCCATTCTATCACTTGGATCTCCTGTAGTCATGGACTTCACTCCCCATGCAAGATTCAAACAGGATTCCCAAGATGATATTGAGAAAGATTCTGATTTTGAGATTGGGAAAGATAAGTGGCTTGATGATCATCACCCTTTCTCTGTTTTATTGATGCCTCGCAGTTTACTGATATTCAAGGACAAAGCATACTCAG ATTACTTACACGGTATAAAAGATTGCACGCTACATTGCTACAATGGG GCTGTAAATGAAACTGAAGCTTTGAAATACAAGGAATCAGATAGAGATTTATTTAACTTGGAGAATGCATTGGATACAACAGGAAAGGAAGAGTACAAGAATATATCAAGAACATCCAATAGAGTTTCATTGACTTGTCGATTGGTTCCCAAAGTTCACAAAAATTTGTTTAGGTTGTGA
- the LOC106763051 gene encoding uncharacterized protein LOC106763051 isoform X1, whose translation MAHRTLFRPTFILTLHKMPISVSYRSFRPSQQQPFSFLNAHRIPLPATARTTSNTHTHLWCSNFGTNTTIEGSEKCYLYLTDDDLMRQCEMDTFKASGPGGQHRNKRESAVRLKHLPTGIIAQASEDRSQHKNRASALNRLRSLIALKVRKTVDLDPYSPPRELLQILPPKSSIRGSDCGPQIGPNNPKFALGMQALLDLIFAVEGSVSEAAKYLGLSTGALSRLILSDDSLRKEVNDLRASKGMKPLK comes from the exons ATGGCACACAGAACCCTCTTCAGACCAACTTTCATTCTCACACTCCACAAAATGCCCATTTCAGTTTCATACCGCTCATTTCGCCCCTCTCAACAACAACCCTTTTCCTTCCTCAACGCTCACCGAATCCCACTTCCTGCAACAGCAAGAACAACCAGCAACACTCACACCCACTTATGGTGCTCTAATTTCGGCACCAATACGACAATTGAGGGTTCAGAAAAATGTTACCTTTACCTCACGGATGATGATTTGATGCGGCAGTGCGAGATGGATACCTTCAAGGCCTCAGGACCTGGTGGTCAACACCGTAACAAGCGCGAGTCCGCAGTGCGCCTCAAACACCTCCCCACAGGAATCATTGCTCAG GCTTCAGAGGACCGCTCCCAGCACAAGAACCGCGCTTCTGCGTTGAATCGCCTTCGCTCTCTTATTGCACTCAAAG TCAGGAAAACGGTGGATCTTGATCCTTATTCACCGCCTCGAGAGCTTCTTCAGATACTTCCTCCCAAATCATCTATTAGAGGGTCAGATTGTGGTCCACAGATTGGACCTAATAACCCAAAATTTGCATTG GGAATGCAAGCTCTTTTGGATCTCATTTTTGCAGTTGAGGGGTCTGTCTCGGAAGCTGCAAAGTATCTTGg GTTATCCACAGGGGCACTGTCTCGGTTAATCCTATCTGATGATTCACTTAGAAAGGAAGTAAATGATCTGCGGGCATCAAAG
- the LOC106763051 gene encoding uncharacterized protein LOC106763051 isoform X2: protein MAHRTLFRPTFILTLHKMPISVSYRSFRPSQQQPFSFLNAHRIPLPATARTTSNTHTHLWCSNFGTNTTIEGSEKCYLYLTDDDLMRQCEMDTFKASGPGGQHRNKRESAVRLKHLPTGIIAQASEDRSQHKNRASALNRLRSLIALKVRKTVDLDPYSPPRELLQILPPKSSIRGSDCGPQIGPNNPKFALLNYVCLWSF from the exons ATGGCACACAGAACCCTCTTCAGACCAACTTTCATTCTCACACTCCACAAAATGCCCATTTCAGTTTCATACCGCTCATTTCGCCCCTCTCAACAACAACCCTTTTCCTTCCTCAACGCTCACCGAATCCCACTTCCTGCAACAGCAAGAACAACCAGCAACACTCACACCCACTTATGGTGCTCTAATTTCGGCACCAATACGACAATTGAGGGTTCAGAAAAATGTTACCTTTACCTCACGGATGATGATTTGATGCGGCAGTGCGAGATGGATACCTTCAAGGCCTCAGGACCTGGTGGTCAACACCGTAACAAGCGCGAGTCCGCAGTGCGCCTCAAACACCTCCCCACAGGAATCATTGCTCAG GCTTCAGAGGACCGCTCCCAGCACAAGAACCGCGCTTCTGCGTTGAATCGCCTTCGCTCTCTTATTGCACTCAAAG TCAGGAAAACGGTGGATCTTGATCCTTATTCACCGCCTCGAGAGCTTCTTCAGATACTTCCTCCCAAATCATCTATTAGAGGGTCAGATTGTGGTCCACAGATTGGACCTAATAACCCAAAATTTGCATTG CTGAACTATGTCTGCTTATGGTCCTTCTGA